One segment of Trachemys scripta elegans isolate TJP31775 chromosome 1, CAS_Tse_1.0, whole genome shotgun sequence DNA contains the following:
- the LRRC32 gene encoding transforming growth factor beta activator LRRC32, giving the protein MKLYFLLFLAANGGISSHRPLEESSCEMVKMKAFCHGKELHQIPPELHPNINKIDLSGNEIRNLSEKPLTFYTSLQHLDLRSNQISFIEPGVFTYMTSLVEVILANNQLDELAQHRTPGVGLLPEIRTLDLSHNRLYNGMAEYFIHKAPSLQYLSLAENSITVILHRMFQGSPALVEVDLHSNIIMEIEEGAFETLVHLTKLNLSMNSITCISDFSLRQLQILDLSRNSIETFHATESKEEYNLRWLDLSENKLLRFPVFPQVNKLAYLNLSKNLMQFTADSAHDEVYYMERDWLEAPFHLLDQKQDTNTSSLYLSQLLYLDLSYNEIKAIPNEFFESMSSLRFLNLSKNCLQTFAVNYDSALISLAILDLSFNALQNLLLDASTLTNLQELYIQNNHLQALQFDIFASLPSIKLLNLQSNNISFCSMYSGLAKQRLTGEENGCVSFVDFPALRYLYLADNMLKNLPVYAFYKTSLILLELSMNKGLKIEANALSGLETSLEYLNLHGNGMTVLNIDLPRFHHLKHLNLSENQLSWLPKWGSDASLEVLDLRKNSFCNLQSSNILALENSLKNLYLAGNPLSCCGNVWLSSMIQKKNVAIPGVEQITCQYSKSFGYQEEIYISNIRPEVCEKEDLKKINLLIILTVALILSVIIIGLGAFCCFRRQKFSQQFKA; this is encoded by the exons ATGAAACTGTATTTTTTACTCTTCCTGGCAGCGAACGGAGGGATCTCAAGCCATCGGCCCTTGGAAGAGTCATCCTGTGAAATG GTAAAGATGAAGGCATTTTGTCATGGCAAAGAGCTTCACCAAATCCCTCCAGAGCTCCAtccaaacataaataaaatagatttgtCTGGAAATGAGATAAGAAATCTCTCTGAGAAGCCCCTGACATTTTACACCTCGCTCCAGCATTTGGATTTAAGATCCAACCAAATAAGCTTCATTGAGCCCGGAGTCTTCACATACATGACAAGCCTGGTTGAGGTCATTTTAGCCAATAACCAGTTAGATGAGTTGGCTCAGCATAGGACACCAGGAGTTGGACTTTTACCAGAGATCAGAACATTGGACTTGTCCCACAACAGACTTTACAATGGAATGGCTGAATATTTTATACACAAAGCACCATCACTTCAGTATCTTTCCTTGGCAGAAAACAGCATTACCGTGATATTACACAGGATGTTTCAGGGGTCTCCGGCTCTTGTTGAGGTTGACCTCCACAGTAATATCATCATGGAAATAGAAGAAGGTGCCTTTGAAACTCTGGTGCATCTCACCAAGCTCAATCTCTCCATGAACTCCATCACTTGCATCTCAGATTTCAGCCTCAGACAACTCCAGATACTCGACCTCAGTAGGAACAGCATTGAAACTTTTCATGCCACAGAGTCAAAGGAAGAGTATAACCTGAGGTGGCTGGATCTTAGTGAGAACAAGCTACTGCGCTTCCCAGTTTTCCCCCAGGTGAACAAGCTGGCGTATCTGAACTTATCTAAGAATTTAATGCAGTTTACTGCAGACTCTGCTCACGATGAGGTGTACTATATGGAAAGGGACTGGCTGGAAGCTCCTTTTCATCTTCTGGATCAGAAGCAAGATACAAACACAAGTTCTCTGTATCTATCCCAGCTTTTATATTTAGACTTAAGTTATAATGAGATCAAAGCCATCCCAAATGAGTTCTTTGAGTCAATGTCCTCGCTTCGGTTTCTTAATCTCAGTAAAAATTGCCTCCAGACGTTTGCAGTAAATTATGATAGTGCATTGATCTCACTAGCCATCCTTGATTTAAGCTTCAATGCTTTGCAGAATCTCTTACTAGATGCCAGCACATTGACTAATTTACAGGAGCTCTACATTCAAAACAATCATCTCCAGGCCCTGCAATTTGATATCTTTGCGAGCCTTCCCAGCATCAAATTGCTTAATCTCCAGAGTAATAATATTAGTTTTTGCAGCATGTATTCAGGATTAGCTAAACAAAGGCTTACTGGCGAGGAGAATGGTTGTGTATCATTCGTTGACTTCCCTGCTCTTAGGTACTTATACCTAGCTGACAACATGTTGAAGAACTTACCAGTGTATGCTTTTTACAAGACTTCACTAATTCTCCTGGAGCTCTccatgaacaaaggactgaaaatAGAGGCTAACGCATTATCAGGACTGGAGACATCTCTTGAGTATTTGAATTTACATGGCAATGGCATGACCGTTTTAAATATCGACCTGCCTCGTTTTCATCACCTTAAACATTTAAACCTGTCTGAAAATCAGCTGAGCTGGTTACCCAAGTGGGGTAGTGACGCTTCGCTGGAAGTTCTGGATCTACGGAAAAACAGTTTTTGTAATCTACAGAGCAGTAACATTTTAGCATTAGAGAACTCTCTTAAAAACTTATATCTTGCTGGGAACCCACTCAGCTGCTGTGGAAATGTCTGGCTCTCATCTATGATCCAGAAGAAAAATGTAGCGATCCCTGGTGTAGAGCAGATAACATGCCAGTACTCCAAGAGCTTTGGGTACCAAGAAGAAATTTATATTAGCAACATAAGACCAGAAGTCTGTGAAAAAGAGGATCTAAAGAAAATTAACTTGCTTATTATACTAACGGTTGCATTAATTTTATCAGTGATCATCATTGGACTGGGTGCATTTTGTTGCTTCCGCAGACAAAAGTTTAGCCAGCAATTTAAAGCATAG